A genome region from Nycticebus coucang isolate mNycCou1 chromosome 22, mNycCou1.pri, whole genome shotgun sequence includes the following:
- the LOC128575504 gene encoding glucose-induced degradation protein 8 homolog — translation MQKNPMKSQMNEQLHNLHVQRADMNCLIMNHLVTQGFTEAAQKFRMESGIESSVHLETPDQRIKIWEMILKGQIQEATALLDSLPPALLDTNPYLCFHLQQQRLIELICQRETEAALEFAQTQLAEQAQQSRPCLTQLERTLALLAFDSPEESPFGDLLHLMRRQKVWSEVNQAVLGYENQEAAPKLAKLQKLLLWAQDELD, via the coding sequence ATGCAGAAAAACCCGATGAAATCACAAATGAATGAGCAGCTTCATAACTTACATGTCCAGCGAGCAGACATGAACTGTCTCATCATGAACCACCTGGTCACACAAGGTTTTACGGAAGCAGCGCAGAAGTTCCGAATGGAATCTGGGATTGAATCCAGCGTCCATCTAGAAACACCTGACCAGAGGATCAAGATCTGGGAGATGATACTGAAAGGTCAGATCCAGGAGGCCACTGCGCTGCTCGACAGCCTTCCCCCAGCGCTCTTGGACACAAACCCGTACCTTTGCTTCCATTTGCAGCAACAGCGTTTGATCGAGCTGATCTGCCAACGCGAGACCGAGGCCGCGCTGGAGTTTGCACAGACGCAGCTGGCGGAGCAGGCCCAGCAGAGCAGGCCCTGCCTGACGCAGCTGGAACGCACGCTGGCCCTGCTGGCCTTCGACAGCCCCGAGGAGTCCCCCTTCGGAGACCTCCTCCACCTGATGCGGAGGCAGAAGGTGTGGAGTGAAGTTAATCAAGCTGTCCTAGGTTATGAAAATCAAGAGGCAGCACCCAAGCTGGCAAAATTACAAAAACTACTACTTTGGGCTCAGGATGAGCTGGACTAA
- the SRARP gene encoding steroid receptor-associated and regulated protein, translating into MAPSGHPRDWRTSVKGTNLETGLGTSSAGKLARHQRAVPMAHLTFVIDCTRGKQLSLTASPVPARVSSPHRGPVTLPLKTYIVFCGENWPSSTQKIPVGSKGLAQARAMLPSCRGINAPAPSWVSLLCPQEVREAKERPLKPVPVRSSTWGTVKNSLRVLSSCVCGQAE; encoded by the exons ATGGCGCCCTCAGGACACCCCAGGGACTGGAGAACCAGCGTCAAAGGCACCAACCTTGAGACAGGCCTGGGGACCAGCTCAG CTGGGAAGCTGGCCAGACATCAGAGGGCTGTCCCTATGGCTCACCTGACTTTTGTCATCGATTGCACCCGTGGGAAACAGCTTTCCCTTACAGCATCTCCTGTGCCAGCCCGAGTCTCCAGCCCTCATCGGGGGCCTGTCACCCTGCCATTGAAGACCTACATCGTTTTCTGTGGGGAAAACTGGCCCTCTTCAACTCAGAAGATCCCCGTGGGTAGCAAAGGCCTTGCCCAGGCCAGAGCTATGCTGCCGTCCTGCAGAGGGATTAATGCCCCAGCTCCCTCCTGGGTTAGCCTGCTGTGCCCCCAGGAGGTTCGTGAAGCTAAGGAGAGACCCTTGAAACCTGTGCCTGTGAGGTCTTCAACCTGGGGTACAGTGAAGAACTCCCTCAGAGTCCTCTCCTCCTGTGTTTGTGGGCAGGCTGAGTAG